AGCAGAACGTTAGTTAGAACTTGTTTAGTTAGCACGACGTTGGTTAGCAGAAGGTTAGTTTGCACGAGGTTAGTTATTAAAAGGTTAGTTAGCACAAGGCTTGTTAGTAGAACGTTAGtaaaaaaatgagtaaataGATTTCGTTTGAAATGGTAAATTGTGCTTGCAGCGTCAATTCTAAGCAGAGTTGGTTACGAACCGTGCCTACCAAGGTTGGCAAGAGACAGCAGAACTAAAACGCGTTTTGAAGGGAAAGGAGGGGGTGACGTCACGAGTTACGAAGCAGTGGGAGCAAGAGATTGAAACGAAGTGACTTATCTCAAATATACTGCTTTTTCTAATTAAACACTCTGATTATGAAAGTtatgtatttttcttttcttattatttaattacataatttatatactttaatagaatacttttttcttaaaacatcAGCATCTGTATCACGTGACGTCACGATTAGGGGTTCACTTTTCATACGTTGAAATCCTTCGTCTAGCCAACCTTGTACAATACGCTTTATAGACCTTAGTGCCTACAAGTATCAATCCGTTTCAACAGTGTTAACGATTTAACGACGAACATGCTCAAAGAAAGTCGTGAATTAGTCGTGGACGCGTACATGAACGAGTGTAAGCTAACgaatttaatgatttcttGTTTCTTATTCTAATACTTTTGTTGAGTACTGTATATGATCTTCCAACGTTGATTTCAGCTCCATCTACCGgttaaaacaagttttaataattcgggaactttatttttattaggtTTGTATGAATAtgtagtttttaagaaaatgcaTTTTCCATCCAATTTAAAATTCGGATCAATTCCTTTTATAGAATCAATAAAagctaattttaaattctaatttctATTTACATTTACAAATTCGTTTAACGTTTGATTAAAATTGGGTTAGATATCATGCTGTCAAATTATCGTTGTTTGCTGGTATAATCCTCtagatatttacaataaaagtaTTGTAGTTTCAGTATTTGCTAAAGAAAACGTATTCTTGTATGTAAGTAAAGTTGTTagcgtttatttttaatttgattgttAATAATGTGGAAATTAGTCATTGGTGGCATAGTAATTGGTACAGTTAGTTATGGTGTAATGTAAGTTTATCTCAACTTTAATGTATTTTATGGGTTCTCTTTTGTAGTGAAGTATCgctaagtttaaattttttagtaaatacTTCGCTGGTGGAGTTTGCAATTGTAAAGCAAGATTAGATGGTTTGGTGATTATTATAACAGGGGCTAATTCTGGTATTGGAAAAGCATTATCTAAAGAATTGGCTAAAAGAGGTATATACcattaattccttttaaaatattcgttacaattaatgttttgttGAAGGTGCTACATTAATCCTTGCCTGCCGTGACATTCAAAAAGGCATTGACCTCaaacaagaaataattaacagtggttatttaaatgttttccaAATTTACGTTAAATCTCTTGATTTAAATTCATTTGATAgcatttataaattttctcaAAGTATTAATGAGGAATTTCATGAAATTTACGCCCTAGTGAATAACGCCGGAGTATTTTATCACCCacaaaaattaactaaagATAAATTTGATGTTACATATCAAACAAATTATTTGGGTAAATTggataaagtttaaaatttctttaatacatttataatCACGTTTTAGGACCATTTATATTAACTCATtacttgttaaaaatattaaaacgttCAGAACACTCTCGAATTATTAACGTTACATCTGAAGCGCATCGTAACGTGAATGTTTATGATTTGAAAGCTGTATCAAATTGTCAAGCTGAGTTTCGTTCACATTTTACAGCTTATGGTGTTTCTAAACTTGGTGTATTGTTATTTACAAAGGAATTAGctaaaaaacttaaatgtaAGTGTTTATAAAgctaacataacctcaaaaagtcattttttctttctttaagGTACTAATATTATTGTAAACGCTGCAAATCCGGGAAACGTTGAAACACCAATTTATAGAAATTTCCCCCCTTTATCAAATCCTTGGTTATTTGCTCTTCAGTGGCCGATAAGAAAAATAGTGGTAAAGAGCCCAATTCAAGGTGCTCAAACCATTCTACACTCTTTATTAACATCAAATCGATCAACCGGACAATATTATAGTGATTGTAAATTGTGTTTACCATCACCAATAGCATTAGACGATCATCTTTCAAGAGAATACTACGAATTTACTTTAGAATTATTaggaaataagtttttaactGAATCTGAGTGTTAAAAAATGGGTAAAAATATGATATGGATATCCCCTgatgaaagaataaaaaaaataataataaaagaaggtGAACATGGTTTAAAACCAACCGAAAATTGtgaatgtaaaattaatataacaaaTTGTGATTTCAATGTggaaaaatacaataattatcCTGTGGTTGTGGGTCAAAGTGATGATAGTTTCGAAAGATTGTTAGATATAGTTTTAACGATGatgaaaattaatgaattagcAAACGTTTCGTTTttactcaataaaaataataccgtAACTTTAACTCTACACTTAATCGAATTTAAATCGAAcggatttatttttgagtgGAACGCAAAAACGAAATTCGATTTGtctttaaaacataaaacgcGTGGCGTTGaacttttcaaagaaaacCGTTATATCGACGCTTCCCACCGATTTAGCAAAGCTACCAAACTATTGTCTTCAATCCCGATTGACGTCGAGTTAAAACCGAACGAAATAGACAACGTTAAAATCGAAGAAatcgaaactttaaaatcaaacttgtacaacaattTAGCTTCGTGTCAGTTGCGAAATCAAAATTACGAGCACGTTATCGTTCTTTGCGATCGTGTTTTATCGGTTgatccaaaaaatttaaaagctaTGTATAAATTAGCTGTTGCTCTCGATGGTGTGCATAATATTGATAAAGCCTTcgatgttttaaaagaattactCGAATTAGATCCTCAAAATAAAGCTGCtggagaaaaatttaattccgtTCAAATTAAGGTTAAGAAGAATAATGCTAAGGTTAATgctatgattaaaaaaatgtttgtgtgAATTTACTGCATATGTATTTATTCCTTATTTAATCTGTTTATGCTtaattgagaaataaattcttttttaattcgagGTTTGgtgtgttattaattaaattagtattaaatagaaaaagtgtggttatattttcaataaatctgttttaattttaactgtGCAACAGTTTATTCGCAATATGAATAAAGGTGTACTCATTGCTTATAGTTGTTAAtcagaaaaatgaaaaacttaataaatacattatttttatttgtattgagTGATATTTGTAGGTTATGTCGaaagaaattatgaaaatgaaaTCTTAGAATGTTCTAAAGCTTTTTGCTTTATCATATATTACTTTAGGCTTAATATTTACTTAACATAGATGATGCAAATAAATAGTGATTGTGACAATGATCCTaacgaaaaagaatttgaatttattacatttacaaTTGAGTAATAATTTCTAGAAAATACTCATATGTTTAACACAATTTGTTCATAATTACACCTGGCTTGTATAAAATCCCGGGACGGCTGAAATATGCTTATTTAGGAACatctttcttttaattctgaagattaatttttaatttaggttCTAAATCTTCAAAGTGTTTTAAAGATACTAATTGCTGTATCTTCAAAATACAGAAATGCTACAACGATatgaattttgaacatatgGATTAAGCTATGTAGTTGATGATTATTTAgttgcaacaaattttttttgcagcATAGGTTATctgaagaatttttttattgaagactacttaaataattttagtgaagttataaaataagaaaacagCTAACAtgcataatatcacattttacTTTATGAGTGCGTAATTACTTAATCAATAGTTTTACAAATCAGTGTATTGCTGGAGGAAGTATCAATTTTTCTCTCCAGAGTACAGCTAAACGCGGTGTTGATGTTGAGAGAATGATTTTTGGTATCGTGCAAGTCAATTACTCCTATTTACTCCTAATCTTCAATTATGGaataaaaaccttaaaattaaagtatttttttttaatttaaaattaatttgcgttagcagcgccatctattattacaattttgattaattagttGTCATAATTTCACCAATTTATATTAGATTGTCTTGAGTGGGTTTTattcatattaaattaataaaatgactgAATTTATTCGAGATTGTTTAATACGAATCTTAGGAAATGATATTTCCAAcgatatatattattttttaaattcaaaataaatttgcgtttgcagcgccatctattattacaattttgattaattagttGTCATAATTTTACCAATTTATATTAGATTGTCTTGAGTGGGTtttattcatataaaattaataaaatgactgAATTTATTCGAGATTGTTTAATACCAATCTTAGGAAACGATATTTCCGACGATATTTTAGAGTAAGTGctcaaaagaattaaaaaaaaaccttcacataacctcacttataATTTCACCTTTAGATACATAACTACAATAAAGCAACTCGATGATTACGAagagtttatggaaaatatcGTCGATTTAAATAATGCGGAACATGTTACTGTGTATGAAGCTTTAAAACAACATCAATTTGGGATTCCTCATAAAAAGCTGACGAATAAAAAAGCACCAAAACAATccttaaaaaatgataataaggCGATTAATAGTCCTCAACTATCAACTAGTCAACTCAGCTCATCTTCAAATACTCCATCTTCAGGTGGAAAAGGAAAAAAGAGATACACCAACTTTTATACACATGATCATAAACCAGGCTTGCTTAAAGGAAGGCATCCATGCGATTGTCAAGCAACTAAGCATGatctaattaataattgcaCTAAATGTGGGAGGATTGTTTGTGCTCAAGAAGGATCTGGACCTTGTTTTTTCTGTGATAATATggtaacattatttttttatttacatttatgatttataaattatttcgtttaggTTTGTACCCGTTATGAAATGGaggtgttaaataaaaatacgaaAGAATCAGATAAACTTTATAACCATTTAGTTGAACagaaaaaatcgaaagaaTGGAAAAAAGCTCTTGAAACAAGAAATAGGTTATTAAAAACAGATCAAATGGGGTAAataattattctttaaaaattcttgtatatattcaaaattaataaaaccttTTGTCCTTATTAAgtgattcaattaaaaataaaatttttgatgaccAAAATGATTACtttgatttaaattcaaaGTGGTTATCAGAAGATgacaaatcaaatttgaagaaaaaacacgCTTCAATGCATTCaagtattcataaaaatagGCGTGATATGAAACTTGCTTTGGATTTTGCTAGCCGTACTGTTACTTTAGACAACGATGAACATCTTAAGAACAAGAAAAAACTTATGGTTGGTGTTAATAAGTTGTTGGATAGTACTGAAAGAAGGTTTCccaagaatttatttagtGGGGAGAAAGGAGAATTGATCACAGAAATTTTTAGATTGgtatagttatttttttatttaattatgaattaatgcTTAGTTGAATTGTTTTAGATGGATGCCCAATCGTTGAATGATTCAAGTGAAAGTGAGAAAAAAACTGAGAAAAATGAACAGAATGTCACAAAAAGAGTTTATAGAATAgctaataatgattttttggaATCTGTTGATCAAGGATTATGTCTTAGTATGCATCAACCTTGGGCTAGTTTATTAGTTTCAGGTATTAAAATGTAAgttggaaaataaaatttaaatttaattcattgttaaaataaattttatttaaattttagtcaTGAAGGTAGAACTTGGAAAACAAACCATCGTGGACGTTTATGGATAGCAGCAGCATCTAAAGAACCGGaagatgatgaaattttagctTGCGAACAAATGTATCGTGATTTATATaacggtaatttttttttgtaaatgtcTTGGTcattatttgatacataacTTTTCAGATCCAAGTTTGGAGTTTCCAAAAAAATACCCAACCGGTTGTCTTTTGGGTTGCGTTTTTGTTGATGATTGTTTAGAACAAGGAGAATACCaagaaaaatttccaaatggAGAAAGTGGAAGTCCTTACGTTTTCATTTGTTCCAATCCGGTTATTTTGCCTGTATTTTATCCAATGCAAGGtcaacataaaatttgtaattatttaattagaaaaatttcttGGATTTAAtcttaacacattttttttagtttctttaCCAAAGGAATTACACAAAACTGCCAAAGCCGCTTTGATGTCTTCTAAATGGGTTTAATTTTGGATGAAACAAagaatgaaacattttttatataatattttatttacctaATTCATTTACAATCTAATTCTAGAATTCATTctggaaatattattaaaaataaataaataatttatttactaaaaaaattaatcacattaaaaatattgcaaaagttttttgtttgaaaatataatcATTGGTACATTCTATATCATCATAAACACTTTATTATTCTTAATataaaaaccaatttaaacatatttacaTTATAATTTTGGTGTTAGAGAGCTAAAATACGAAGCTAAAACGtctttttgagatttttttaattaaaatttatttcatcttaatttttaatatattaatgcctatctttatttatattagtGAAAAACGCCTCAATGGGTAAAATAGGATCTTCAGttgataatgtaaaataacTCGGTACTCTTCTTACATTCGAATTAACCGATTTAAAAATACCCGGTACGTTATAATCATTTTGCGCCGAAGAAGTCAAATCAGACACCCTTTGCGATTGCAAAAATGCatcatttttcataatatcCATCTCAACATCTTCGCTTTCCTCATATTCGTCCCCTTCCGATTCTTTTCTCTCGTCATTTCCGCGAGTTACATCCGGAATTGGAGTAGTAGTAGTTGTTGTTGTGGTTGTAGATGGAATTTTTGGAGTTTCATTCATTTGATTTTGTTCTGTTATTATATCCGTTACATCTTCAATTTCGGTAATTTCTTCCGGTGGTAAAgtagttttttcaattttagttCGATTTTGAATTCGTTCCCTTAAAGATGAATGAATCGGTcttcttaaattattaaaaatgtttggttttattgaaactttttgttGTGGAGGTGCTTGAGTAGTCGATCGAAATCTTCCTAACGGTCGTTTTCGTATTTCTTCGTCATTCGTACCATGGCGCGGATCTTTcggtataaatttttttctttgtactGCCGGTTCAGTTATTTCTTGTACCGGAGGAAgtgtttcttctttaatttcaacagGTTTGGTTAAGTATGGTCTTCTTGTACGGTACAATAACCTTGTTCTTGATGTTTCTGTTGGTTTTGGCGTTTCAGTTGTCGTCGTCGTAGTCGTTGATAGGAATctgtttttattatctttaagaCTAAAACTTGGTCTTATAGGGTTGTATTGAATTGGTCTTCTTCTTAATTTTGGTTTAAGAGTTGGTGGTTCCGGTGTAGTAGTTGTTGATGTTGTTGTCGTTGTCGTTGTAGTAGTTGTTGTAGCTAATGtcgtttcttctttttcggCTTGGTAATGATATATTTCCTGTATTGTAATTTCATCTTTTGGTTCGTGTTTTTCTTCGTTACTTTCATCTTcttgtttgttattttcaacGGTGAAATCATTTTCGTCATTTTTCGTCACCTCTTCACTagtataaatttgttgttcGGTCATTTCCATTGTTTCTTCTCTGCTGTTA
This genomic stretch from Onthophagus taurus isolate NC chromosome 7, IU_Otau_3.0, whole genome shotgun sequence harbors:
- the LOC111422812 gene encoding retinol dehydrogenase 12-like, which produces MWKLVIGGIVIGTVSYGVIKYFAGGVCNCKARLDGLVIIITGANSGIGKALSKELAKRGATLILACRDIQKGIDLKQEIINSGYLNVFQIYVKSLDLNSFDSIYKFSQSINEEFHEIYALVNNAGVFYHPQKLTKDKFDVTYQTNYLGPFILTHYLLKILKRSEHSRIINVTSEAHRNVNVYDLKAVSNCQAEFRSHFTAYGVSKLGVLLFTKELAKKLKCTNIIVNAANPGNVETPIYRNFPPLSNPWLFALQWPIRKIVVKSPIQGAQTILHSLLTSNRSTGQYYSDCKLCLPSPIALDDHLSREYYEFTLELLGNKFLTESEC
- the LOC111422869 gene encoding FK506-binding protein-like yields the protein MGKNMIWISPDERIKKIIIKEGEHGLKPTENCECKINITNCDFNVEKYNNYPVVVGQSDDSFERLLDIVLTMMKINELANVSFLLNKNNTVTLTLHLIEFKSNGFIFEWNAKTKFDLSLKHKTRGVELFKENRYIDASHRFSKATKLLSSIPIDVELKPNEIDNVKIEEIETLKSNLYNNLASCQLRNQNYEHVIVLCDRVLSVDPKNLKAMYKLAVALDGVHNIDKAFDVLKELLELDPQNKAAGEKFNSVQIKVKKNNAKVNAMIKKMFV
- the LOC111422817 gene encoding activating signal cointegrator 1; this encodes MTEFIRDCLIPILGNDISDDILEYITTIKQLDDYEEFMENIVDLNNAEHVTVYEALKQHQFGIPHKKLTNKKAPKQSLKNDNKAINSPQLSTSQLSSSSNTPSSGGKGKKRYTNFYTHDHKPGLLKGRHPCDCQATKHDLINNCTKCGRIVCAQEGSGPCFFCDNMVCTRYEMEVLNKNTKESDKLYNHLVEQKKSKEWKKALETRNRLLKTDQMGDSIKNKIFDDQNDYFDLNSKWLSEDDKSNLKKKHASMHSSIHKNRRDMKLALDFASRTVTLDNDEHLKNKKKLMVGVNKLLDSTERRFPKNLFSGEKGELITEIFRLMDAQSLNDSSESEKKTEKNEQNVTKRVYRIANNDFLESVDQGLCLSMHQPWASLLVSGIKIHEGRTWKTNHRGRLWIAAASKEPEDDEILACEQMYRDLYNDPSLEFPKKYPTGCLLGCVFVDDCLEQGEYQEKFPNGESGSPYVFICSNPVILPVFYPMQGQHKIFSLPKELHKTAKAALMSSKWV